In Dolichospermum flos-aquae CCAP 1403/13F, the following proteins share a genomic window:
- a CDS encoding polysaccharide biosynthesis tyrosine autokinase, which produces MIKKRYSQQNLAQLNAQQRQSKPLIYTDPSEEGNEGGLNLGEVLAVIRRRIPIIIIGTTTIAAATTGLALTSTPTYVGKFELLTEPITAEDKVARDDRSKIDETANKIDETKLKILQSPKLMSPLTEKVQKYYPGSSAPQLNIKLLPNTQILEVSYQDTDPKKVLFVLNQASESYLKYSLDERQTETKLAINFVEKQLPQLLRNVETLQLKLQNFRQKYGIINAEIQGQQLANQFDQIVQKRVDNEIQLARTQALYNSLQEQLQLKSHEAEAISALSESPDYQKLLSQLQDIEATIAIKSSQYTENSPNIQTLLIQKQNLLDLIIREKLQILGMKFANTTMNSLYSAPPNSARLREIQKFLDASKQIQLLKTQIQFLSQVESSLQEQVRKFPALIREKDDLERQLKIAVDNLNHFLTERERLRIDSAQKQIPWQILTPPSQPENLAPSTIRNLILGIALGSLLSTGFALFIDKLNNVFYNIEEVKDKTKLPILGNIPHIKFAKSGQPFQNHNTSDFWESFRSVYTNISLLNVDNNIRSLAIISGDAGDGKSTIAFYLAQTAAAMGKRVLLVDANLRNPSIHKMLDLPNKQGLSNIITEGLNFENVIHKNISGIREKNYDPKKRTVKNTGKLSLEHNLSILTTGQITTNPTILLSSPQIQDLTEQFKQNFDLIIYDTSHLLGFADTSILMKHTDVSILAIKIGETKCSILSKVLEQLNFSFTPILGAITIDS; this is translated from the coding sequence ATGATAAAAAAACGCTATTCTCAGCAAAATTTAGCTCAACTAAATGCACAGCAACGTCAATCTAAGCCTTTGATTTACACAGATCCATCTGAAGAAGGTAATGAAGGTGGATTGAACTTAGGTGAAGTATTAGCAGTTATTCGTCGCAGAATACCGATAATTATAATTGGCACAACTACCATTGCGGCTGCGACGACAGGATTGGCTTTGACTAGCACTCCCACTTATGTCGGTAAATTTGAACTTTTAACTGAGCCGATAACTGCTGAAGATAAAGTTGCACGAGACGATAGATCAAAAATAGATGAGACTGCTAATAAAATTGATGAAACTAAGTTGAAGATTTTACAAAGTCCTAAATTGATGTCTCCTCTCACTGAAAAAGTGCAAAAGTATTACCCAGGTAGCAGCGCACCTCAACTTAATATCAAACTCCTACCCAATACTCAAATTTTAGAAGTTAGTTATCAAGATACCGACCCTAAAAAAGTTTTGTTTGTATTAAATCAAGCATCTGAATCATACTTAAAATATAGTTTAGATGAACGCCAAACAGAAACTAAATTAGCAATTAATTTTGTGGAAAAGCAATTGCCGCAACTATTACGGAATGTGGAAACTCTCCAATTAAAACTACAAAACTTCCGTCAAAAATATGGTATTATTAATGCTGAGATTCAAGGACAGCAACTTGCTAATCAATTTGATCAAATTGTCCAAAAACGGGTAGATAATGAAATACAATTGGCTAGAACTCAAGCACTTTATAATAGTCTCCAAGAACAGTTGCAATTAAAAAGTCATGAAGCAGAGGCTATTTCAGCCTTGAGTGAGTCTCCTGATTATCAAAAGCTACTGAGCCAACTTCAAGATATAGAAGCTACAATCGCCATAAAATCATCTCAATATACAGAAAATAGCCCAAATATTCAAACCCTGCTCATTCAAAAACAAAATTTATTGGATTTAATTATCAGGGAAAAATTGCAGATTTTGGGAATGAAATTTGCAAATACAACTATGAATTCTTTGTATTCAGCCCCACCAAATTCGGCTCGTTTGCGAGAAATTCAAAAATTCCTCGATGCAAGTAAGCAAATTCAATTATTAAAAACCCAAATCCAATTTCTTAGTCAAGTTGAAAGTTCTTTACAAGAGCAGGTTAGAAAGTTTCCGGCTCTTATTCGTGAAAAAGATGATTTAGAACGACAATTAAAAATTGCTGTTGATAACCTCAATCACTTTTTAACTGAACGGGAAAGATTACGTATAGATTCAGCCCAAAAGCAGATACCTTGGCAGATACTTACTCCTCCTAGTCAGCCGGAGAATCTTGCACCGAGTACCATCCGAAATTTAATTTTAGGAATAGCTTTGGGGTCATTATTAAGTACGGGATTTGCCTTATTTATAGACAAGCTTAATAACGTCTTTTATAATATTGAAGAGGTTAAAGACAAAACTAAACTACCAATATTAGGGAACATTCCTCATATTAAGTTTGCTAAAAGTGGTCAGCCTTTTCAAAACCATAATACCTCCGACTTTTGGGAATCTTTTCGCTCTGTTTACACAAATATTTCTCTGCTCAATGTTGATAATAATATCCGCTCTCTAGCAATTATTTCAGGTGATGCTGGAGATGGTAAATCAACAATTGCTTTTTACTTAGCTCAGACAGCAGCAGCTATGGGTAAACGGGTGTTACTGGTGGATGCAAATCTGCGTAATCCTAGTATTCATAAAATGTTGGACTTACCGAATAAACAAGGATTAAGCAACATTATTACTGAAGGTTTAAATTTTGAAAATGTTATCCACAAAAACATTAGCGGTATCAGAGAAAAAAATTATGACCCTAAGAAAAGAACTGTAAAAAATACAGGAAAATTATCTTTAGAGCATAATTTGTCTATCTTAACTACTGGTCAAATCACGACAAATCCGACAATTTTACTTTCATCACCTCAGATCCAAGATTTGACAGAACAATTTAAGCAAAATTTTGACTTAATTATCTATGATACATCACATCTATTAGGTTTTGCAGATACTAGTATCCTGATGAAGCATACAGATGTAAGTATTTTAGCCATAAAAATAGGTGAAACAAAATGTTCTATTTTAAGCAAGGTATTAGAACAATTAAATTTCTCTTTTACTCCTATTTTGGGAGCAATTACTATTGATTCATAA
- a CDS encoding FHA domain-containing protein, producing MPSTVTLTLTITTGKLSGKQYIFDSRSTCIIGRGEDCNLQIADNIDMTVSRYHCLLDSNRSKG from the coding sequence ATGCCATCTACCGTTACCCTCACCCTCACCATTACTACAGGGAAACTTTCAGGAAAACAATATATATTTGATAGTCGCAGCACTTGTATTATCGGTAGAGGTGAAGATTGCAATTTGCAAATTGCTGATAATATTGATATGACAGTTTCCCGCTATCATTGCTTATTAGATAGTAACCGTTCAAAGGGGTAA
- a CDS encoding DUF2237 family protein, whose protein sequence is MTEAKNVLGTKLEICCTSPMTGFYRDGFCTTGGQDTGMHVVCAQVTEEFLQYTKSQGNDLSTPAPYFSFPGLKPGDCWCLCAARWQEALEDGVAPTVVLEATHARALEACNLADLQKHRVIRNEENG, encoded by the coding sequence ATGACAGAAGCTAAAAACGTACTGGGTACAAAATTAGAAATTTGCTGCACTTCTCCCATGACTGGCTTTTACCGTGATGGATTTTGTACCACAGGTGGACAGGATACGGGAATGCACGTTGTTTGCGCTCAAGTGACAGAGGAATTTTTGCAATATACTAAATCCCAGGGTAATGATTTGAGTACACCTGCACCTTATTTTAGTTTTCCCGGCTTAAAACCCGGTGATTGTTGGTGTTTATGCGCTGCAAGATGGCAAGAAGCCCTAGAAGATGGTGTAGCACCGACCGTGGTTTTAGAAGCTACCCATGCTAGGGCTTTGGAGGCTTGTAATTTAGCAGATTTGCAAAAACATCGGGTAATTCGTAATGAGGAAAATGGGTAA
- the rsmA gene encoding 16S rRNA (adenine(1518)-N(6)/adenine(1519)-N(6))-dimethyltransferase RsmA, with protein MIQPRKQFAQHWLKSDKALNSIVQAANCQETDKVLEIGPGTGILTRRLLPLVKSLLAVEIDRDLCKLLAKQLGEKENFLLLQGDFLTLDLLSQLTAFPNFQKQNKVVANIPYNITGPIIEKLLGTISHPNPEPFDSIVLLVQKEVAERLYAKPGSRTFGALSVRVQYLADCELICTVPAAAFVPPPKVDSAVVRLLPKQIEIPAHDPKKLETLVKLGFGSKRKMLRNNLQSVIDRDQLTQLLEQLEINPQVRAEDLGVAQWVSLVNMIGNAE; from the coding sequence ATGATTCAACCCCGTAAACAGTTTGCTCAACATTGGTTAAAAAGTGATAAAGCTCTCAACTCAATTGTCCAAGCGGCTAATTGTCAGGAAACTGATAAAGTTTTAGAAATTGGCCCCGGTACAGGAATTCTCACTCGGCGTTTATTACCGCTAGTGAAATCTTTACTAGCAGTGGAAATTGACCGGGATTTGTGCAAATTACTAGCTAAACAATTGGGTGAAAAAGAAAATTTCTTACTTCTGCAAGGCGATTTTCTGACTCTTGATTTACTATCCCAATTAACAGCATTTCCTAATTTCCAAAAGCAAAATAAAGTTGTTGCTAATATTCCCTATAATATTACTGGGCCAATTATTGAAAAGTTACTGGGGACTATTTCTCATCCCAATCCAGAGCCTTTTGATTCTATCGTTTTATTAGTACAAAAAGAAGTAGCAGAAAGATTATATGCTAAACCCGGTTCGAGAACTTTTGGGGCGTTATCGGTGCGGGTACAATATTTAGCAGATTGTGAGTTAATTTGTACAGTTCCCGCTGCGGCATTTGTGCCACCACCAAAGGTAGATTCCGCTGTGGTACGGTTACTTCCTAAACAAATAGAAATTCCAGCCCATGACCCCAAGAAGCTGGAAACTCTAGTTAAATTGGGATTTGGGTCAAAGCGAAAAATGTTAAGAAATAATTTACAATCGGTAATTGACCGTGATCAATTGACGCAATTACTGGAACAATTAGAAATAAATCCCCAAGTCCGCGCTGAAGACCTCGGTGTTGCCCAATGGGTATCACTGGTAAATATGATAGGAAATGCTGAATAG
- a CDS encoding CAP family protein, translated as MNKFFSTLTLTTGTALTLILMGIAPSQFASIIPMSSEPVLAQTSIDLTTLRSTSLSKHNSYRATHRSPNMTISSSANNTAQAWAQYLATNGLFQHSTSGQRNNAGENLYVSYTTAPSVNYAALANTAVQSWYDEVKLYNYNSPGFSSATGHFTQVVWKSSTQLGCGTAKGTKTLNGTKYNAFYVVCHYLPAGNVQGQFPANVLKP; from the coding sequence ATGAATAAATTCTTTTCAACTCTCACTCTAACAACAGGTACAGCTTTAACTCTCATATTAATGGGAATAGCTCCCTCTCAATTTGCCAGTATAATTCCCATGAGTAGCGAACCAGTTTTAGCACAAACATCTATTGATCTAACGACTTTGCGTAGCACTTCTTTATCTAAACATAACAGTTATCGAGCTACTCACCGTAGTCCTAACATGACTATTAGTAGTTCTGCTAACAACACTGCTCAAGCCTGGGCGCAATACCTAGCAACCAATGGATTGTTTCAACACAGCACCTCTGGACAACGGAACAATGCTGGAGAAAACTTGTATGTCTCCTATACTACAGCACCCTCAGTAAACTATGCCGCCCTGGCTAACACAGCAGTTCAGTCATGGTACGATGAAGTCAAATTATATAACTATAATAGTCCAGGGTTTTCCTCGGCTACTGGGCATTTTACCCAGGTTGTGTGGAAAAGTAGTACCCAATTAGGTTGTGGTACGGCAAAAGGTACTAAAACTCTGAATGGTACTAAATATAATGCTTTCTATGTTGTCTGTCATTATTTACCTGCTGGTAATGTGCAAGGGCAATTTCCCGCTAACGTGTTAAAACCGTAG
- a CDS encoding response regulator transcription factor has product MSVTKKIIVIDNEVVNRNFVLDYLQAKGYHGIGAENGIIGLQLIKEYLPDLVICEMVMPDMDGYTVLRNLREDRLTAIIPFIFLTAINTKASLRKAMEFGADDYLTKPATTDELLRAIAIRLQKQDLFRSWYATNFPQVTLAELPNTPVNSQSIFPNIPHLKKVFDYIEANYQEGITLSDVAEAVGYSSAYLTNQVAKQTGDPINVWIIKRRMVAALPLLKNTNQTIEEISTNLGYQSACHFSRQFRQYNHTSPTDWRKKNQLNSGLKNNNLQFIKNRSQLVKPVAVGRN; this is encoded by the coding sequence ATGTCCGTAACAAAAAAAATTATCGTCATTGACAATGAAGTTGTGAATCGCAATTTTGTTTTAGATTATCTTCAGGCTAAGGGCTATCATGGTATAGGTGCAGAAAATGGTATTATTGGACTGCAATTAATCAAAGAATATTTACCTGATTTGGTGATTTGTGAGATGGTAATGCCAGACATGGATGGTTATACTGTATTAAGGAATCTACGGGAGGATAGATTAACGGCAATTATTCCTTTTATTTTTCTAACTGCTATTAATACAAAGGCATCTTTGCGAAAAGCAATGGAATTCGGAGCAGATGATTATTTAACTAAACCTGCAACAACTGATGAATTATTGCGAGCAATCGCAATTAGATTACAAAAACAGGATCTTTTTAGATCTTGGTATGCTACTAATTTTCCTCAAGTCACATTAGCAGAATTACCCAATACACCAGTAAATTCTCAGTCAATTTTTCCGAATATTCCCCATTTGAAAAAGGTTTTTGATTATATTGAAGCTAATTATCAAGAAGGAATTACTTTATCGGATGTTGCTGAAGCTGTTGGTTATTCTTCTGCATATTTAACCAATCAAGTTGCTAAACAAACAGGAGATCCCATAAATGTTTGGATTATCAAAAGACGAATGGTAGCAGCCCTACCTTTACTGAAAAATACTAATCAAACAATTGAGGAAATTTCTACAAATCTTGGCTATCAAAGTGCTTGTCATTTCTCCCGACAGTTTCGCCAATATAATCATACATCTCCCACAGATTGGCGCAAAAAAAATCAGTTAAATTCAGGTTTGAAAAATAATAACTTGCAATTTATCAAAAATCGCTCACAATTAGTTAAACCTGTAGCTGTCGGGAGGAATTAA
- a CDS encoding WecB/TagA/CpsF family glycosyltransferase, whose product MLTVNKQSQIQDVSPYLNLETPTIDIIGSPVTALPFEVQINIILEWAMSKVSKVICVANTHMLVESYWHSEFSSVLKNADIVTPDGMPLVWMLKLMGAGTQNRVAGLDILLSLCKLAPLRDIPLFFLGADTVTLEKMRKNLMDLFPNLKIAGMEPLPFRPLTSTEDEAMIKTIHDSGAGIVLLALGCPKQELWMNQHKDKIQAVMIGLGGAFPVFAQSQKRAPYWIRHLGGEWLYRLTQEPSRLFKRYMTTIPAFIWLACKQILNLTLLQYLRL is encoded by the coding sequence ATGCTAACCGTAAACAAACAAAGTCAAATTCAAGATGTCAGTCCATATCTCAACCTGGAAACTCCAACAATTGATATAATTGGCTCTCCTGTGACTGCGTTACCTTTTGAGGTACAAATAAACATCATTTTAGAATGGGCTATGAGCAAAGTCAGCAAAGTTATTTGCGTAGCTAATACTCATATGCTAGTAGAATCTTATTGGCATTCTGAATTTTCCTCTGTTTTAAAGAATGCAGATATTGTTACTCCCGATGGTATGCCGCTAGTATGGATGCTAAAACTAATGGGTGCAGGTACTCAAAACCGCGTTGCTGGTTTGGACATTCTGTTATCTTTATGCAAATTAGCCCCACTCAGAGACATTCCTCTTTTTTTCCTAGGTGCTGATACAGTAACTCTAGAGAAGATGCGAAAGAACTTAATGGATCTTTTTCCGAACCTGAAAATTGCTGGTATGGAGCCTTTACCATTTCGTCCACTCACATCTACAGAGGATGAAGCTATGATCAAAACAATTCACGATAGTGGTGCAGGCATAGTTTTATTGGCTTTAGGATGTCCAAAACAAGAGTTGTGGATGAATCAACATAAAGATAAAATTCAGGCTGTAATGATTGGTTTAGGGGGAGCATTTCCTGTTTTTGCTCAGAGTCAGAAAAGAGCGCCCTATTGGATTCGTCATTTGGGTGGGGAGTGGTTATATCGTCTGACTCAAGAACCATCCAGACTATTTAAAAGATATATGACAACTATCCCAGCTTTTATCTGGTTAGCTTGCAAGCAAATCTTGAATTTGACTCTACTTCAATACTTAAGGTTATAG
- a CDS encoding DegT/DnrJ/EryC1/StrS family aminotransferase, whose product MLNQLSELAYFGGEPKFKEKLFVGRPNIGNRDILLNRINDMLDRRWLSNNGVFVQDFEQRIADYLGVKHCIAVCNGTIALELVIRALELKGEVIIPSFTFIATAHALQWQEITPIFCDVDPKTHTLDPEKVESLITPHTSGIMGVHVWGQPCDVESLTEIADKHQLKLMFDASHAFGCSHQGKMIGNFGNAEVFSFHATKFINTFEGGAIVTNDDQLNQKLRLMKNFGFSDFDKVIYLGTNGKMSEVSAAMGLTSLENMEEFIEVNRRNYHYYQEGLANIPEISLFPVNESEKHNYQYIILDIDEEKTQVSRDLLIKILHAENVIARRYFYPGCHRMEPYRSYFPHAGLLLPETEKLAQRVLILPTGTAISEDDISKICQIIQIVVANEIKETNRDSE is encoded by the coding sequence ATGCTAAATCAACTTTCCGAACTTGCATATTTTGGTGGAGAGCCAAAATTTAAAGAAAAACTATTTGTAGGTCGTCCAAATATTGGAAATCGAGATATTCTTCTCAACAGGATTAATGATATGTTAGATCGCCGATGGTTATCTAACAATGGGGTATTTGTGCAAGACTTTGAACAGCGGATTGCTGATTATTTAGGAGTTAAGCACTGTATCGCTGTTTGTAACGGTACTATCGCCCTAGAGTTGGTCATTCGTGCCTTAGAGTTAAAGGGAGAGGTAATTATTCCTTCTTTTACCTTTATTGCCACAGCCCATGCTTTACAATGGCAAGAGATTACACCGATTTTTTGTGATGTTGACCCTAAAACCCATACCCTTGATCCGGAGAAAGTAGAGTCTTTAATTACACCGCATACATCAGGGATTATGGGTGTCCATGTTTGGGGACAGCCTTGTGACGTTGAATCTTTGACCGAAATTGCTGACAAGCACCAACTCAAACTAATGTTTGATGCTTCCCATGCTTTTGGCTGTTCTCATCAAGGAAAAATGATTGGTAATTTTGGTAATGCTGAGGTATTTAGCTTTCATGCTACTAAATTTATCAATACCTTTGAAGGAGGTGCAATAGTCACCAATGATGATCAGTTAAATCAAAAATTGCGGTTGATGAAAAACTTTGGTTTTTCTGATTTTGATAAGGTCATTTACTTAGGTACTAATGGTAAAATGTCCGAAGTATCAGCCGCTATGGGGTTGACTTCTTTAGAAAATATGGAAGAGTTTATTGAGGTCAATCGCCGTAATTATCATTATTATCAAGAGGGTTTAGCTAACATTCCAGAAATATCATTATTTCCAGTCAATGAATCTGAGAAGCATAACTATCAATATATTATCTTGGATATAGATGAGGAGAAGACTCAGGTTAGTCGAGACTTATTAATTAAGATTCTTCATGCTGAGAATGTGATTGCTAGGAGATATTTTTATCCTGGTTGTCATCGCATGGAACCATATCGCTCTTATTTTCCTCATGCGGGTTTGCTGCTACCTGAGACAGAGAAATTAGCGCAAAGGGTTCTGATTTTGCCGACAGGAACAGCGATTTCAGAAGATGATATTAGTAAAATATGTCAAATTATTCAAATTGTAGTTGCAAACGAAATCAAAGAGACAAATAGAGATTCTGAATAA
- a CDS encoding DUF3082 domain-containing protein, with translation MNQPKETSSADSSTQVQATPLRCITGATISGGFAFITYSLMIAIATTFANKPNHSDNQTVINIAAAVRTLVVGIVALGAGIFGLVALGLLALSVQLFIQKLSNPKSS, from the coding sequence ATGAATCAACCAAAAGAAACGTCATCAGCAGATAGTTCTACTCAAGTACAAGCAACTCCATTACGCTGTATAACTGGAGCTACAATTTCCGGTGGATTTGCCTTTATTACCTATTCTCTCATGATAGCGATCGCTACTACTTTTGCCAATAAACCCAACCATTCTGATAACCAAACCGTCATCAATATCGCTGCCGCTGTCCGTACCCTAGTAGTAGGTATAGTAGCCTTGGGTGCGGGTATATTTGGATTAGTTGCATTAGGATTATTAGCCTTATCAGTACAACTTTTTATCCAAAAATTAAGCAATCCTAAAAGTAGTTAG
- a CDS encoding glycosyltransferase: MLVGSDYLQTVIQPLKDEKVGVVTCLYRSTAQGIATILEAICIATDFQPGILVSNQLEGIKFALGSTIVIRKTTLAKIGGFAAVVDYLADDYQLGYLPTQAGDKVVLSNYIVEHGLGHSSLLDSINRQIRWARCIRVSRPGGYAGLIFTFGTVSSLLLLITSGASILSLLVVSITLLMRLIMAWVIGVKVLNDAVTKKYFWLIPVADIVRFIIWCCGFFGNTIEWRGTKFKLVKNGKLEMGV; encoded by the coding sequence ATTCTCGTCGGTTCAGACTATTTGCAAACAGTTATTCAACCACTAAAAGATGAAAAAGTTGGTGTTGTTACCTGTTTATATCGTTCCACAGCCCAAGGAATAGCTACTATTTTAGAAGCTATTTGTATAGCTACAGATTTTCAACCCGGTATTTTAGTTAGTAATCAATTAGAGGGGATAAAATTTGCTTTGGGTTCAACCATTGTCATTCGTAAAACCACATTAGCAAAAATTGGCGGTTTTGCCGCCGTAGTTGATTATTTAGCAGACGACTATCAACTTGGTTATTTACCAACTCAAGCCGGGGATAAAGTAGTTTTGTCTAACTATATTGTAGAACACGGATTAGGACATAGTAGTTTATTAGATTCTATCAATCGCCAAATTCGTTGGGCGCGTTGTATTCGCGTTTCTCGTCCTGGGGGTTACGCGGGATTAATATTTACTTTTGGCACAGTTTCTAGTTTACTATTATTAATAACTAGTGGTGCTTCTATTCTCTCTTTGTTGGTTGTATCCATAACTTTACTCATGCGATTAATTATGGCTTGGGTAATAGGGGTAAAAGTTCTTAATGATGCAGTTACTAAAAAGTATTTTTGGTTAATTCCTGTTGCTGATATAGTGAGATTTATAATTTGGTGTTGTGGCTTTTTTGGTAATACTATTGAATGGCGAGGGACAAAGTTTAAATTAGTTAAAAATGGTAAATTAGAAATGGGTGTCTGA
- a CDS encoding type II toxin-antitoxin system RelE/ParE family toxin, producing the protein MNQCLISPLAIRDLDSISEYFLNRNIEAGEILFQDFTKKCEKLLLFPQMGRSYEYIRQGMRGLPLNGYIIFYQVVDNNIEILRVVNGRQDLEALFAE; encoded by the coding sequence ATGAATCAATGTTTGATTTCACCTCTAGCAATTCGAGATTTAGATAGCATTTCTGAATACTTTTTAAACAGAAATATTGAAGCGGGAGAAATACTCTTTCAAGATTTCACAAAAAAGTGTGAAAAATTACTGCTATTTCCTCAAATGGGACGCAGTTACGAATACATAAGACAGGGAATGCGTGGACTTCCTTTAAATGGTTACATCATTTTTTATCAAGTTGTTGATAATAATATTGAAATTCTTAGAGTCGTGAATGGTCGCCAAGATTTAGAAGCTTTATTCGCAGAATAG
- the ispE gene encoding 4-(cytidine 5'-diphospho)-2-C-methyl-D-erythritol kinase, producing the protein MRSYSLITPAKINLYLEIIGSRPDGYHELAMILQSIDLSDQIDIHPASTNNIRVYCDHPQVPTDKTNLVYKAAELMAKEFPNAFSNFGGVDITIKKHIPVAAGLAGGSTNAAAVLVGIDLLWNLGLTQSELEELGANLGSDVPFCIAGGTAIATGRGEKLAPLQSLDNLHIVLAKYRSLEVSTPWAYKTYREQFGINYIQDSEGLAARASAFHSEGMVKAILNKNTEKIVQELHNDLEKVVLPAYPQVLQLRELFASQPGVLGTMMSGSGPSVFAIVESQTQAEIVKQRIREAIPNEDLELFVTRTIKHGIKIA; encoded by the coding sequence ATGCGTTCTTACAGTTTAATTACACCTGCCAAAATCAATTTGTATTTGGAAATTATTGGTAGTCGTCCCGACGGCTATCATGAATTAGCAATGATTCTCCAAAGTATAGATTTATCTGATCAAATTGATATTCACCCTGCCAGTACAAATAATATCCGCGTCTACTGTGATCATCCCCAAGTACCCACAGATAAAACTAACCTAGTTTATAAAGCTGCGGAATTAATGGCTAAGGAATTTCCCAATGCTTTTAGTAATTTTGGGGGTGTTGATATTACCATTAAAAAGCATATTCCTGTTGCTGCTGGTTTAGCGGGAGGTTCTACCAATGCCGCAGCGGTGTTAGTAGGAATAGATTTACTTTGGAACTTGGGATTAACTCAATCAGAACTAGAAGAATTAGGCGCAAATCTCGGTTCAGATGTGCCATTTTGTATTGCTGGAGGAACGGCAATTGCTACGGGTAGAGGTGAAAAACTCGCTCCTTTACAAAGTTTGGATAATTTACATATCGTATTAGCCAAATATCGCAGTTTAGAAGTTTCCACACCTTGGGCATATAAAACCTATCGAGAACAATTTGGGATTAATTATATTCAAGATTCAGAAGGTTTAGCGGCTCGTGCTAGTGCTTTTCATTCAGAAGGCATGGTAAAAGCTATCTTGAATAAAAATACCGAAAAAATTGTCCAAGAACTACATAATGATTTGGAGAAGGTTGTCTTACCAGCTTATCCTCAAGTATTGCAACTGCGGGAATTATTCGCCAGTCAACCAGGGGTTTTAGGGACAATGATGTCAGGTTCTGGCCCTTCAGTCTTTGCCATTGTTGAATCTCAAACTCAAGCAGAAATAGTCAAGCAGCGAATACGTGAAGCTATTCCTAATGAGGATTTAGAATTGTTTGTAACGCGGACAATTAAACACGGAATTAAAATCGCCTAA
- a CDS encoding DUF6444 domain-containing protein, translating to MEKISLICHTYKTEIPETDWEQTPTSVKGRMEEMKQWIQELEEKLNRTSKNSSSPPSADPLNTEKKPIKKKSGKKRGGQPGHKGFTKFLYPESECEEVINYKPESCSSCGGQLEGEDANPYRHPSCRNTTYQTRTINKLRMEASNAVEKAVEEAKTYIQNAAVVGADETRFSQKNTDGCNGKNSQAWLWTAVTPLVTFFEITLTRCTDAAKNLLGERFAGILTTFSFSTSTSSST from the coding sequence ATGGAAAAAATCAGCCTCATCTGCCACACCTATAAAACGGAAATACCGGAAACGGATTGGGAACAGACTCCAACCAGTGTCAAAGGACGGATGGAGGAGATGAAGCAGTGGATACAAGAATTAGAAGAAAAACTGAATAGAACATCAAAGAATTCATCATCACCACCATCAGCAGATCCACTCAACACAGAAAAGAAACCAATCAAGAAAAAAAGTGGGAAAAAGAGAGGGGGACAACCAGGACACAAGGGATTTACAAAGTTTCTATATCCAGAATCTGAGTGTGAGGAGGTAATAAATTACAAGCCAGAGTCCTGTAGTAGCTGTGGAGGGCAGTTGGAAGGAGAAGATGCTAACCCATACAGACATCCCTCTTGTAGAAATACCACCTATCAAACCCGAACCATTAATAAACTGAGAATGGAAGCGAGTAACGCCGTAGAAAAGGCAGTAGAAGAGGCGAAAACCTACATCCAGAATGCGGCAGTAGTGGGTGCAGATGAAACCAGATTTAGTCAAAAAAACACGGATGGATGCAACGGCAAAAATAGTCAAGCCTGGTTATGGACAGCAGTTACACCATTAGTCACCTTCTTTGAGATTACACTAACTCGGTGTACAGATGCCGCCAAGAATTTATTAGGGGAGAGGTTTGCTGGAATTTTAACCACCTTCTCCTTCTCTACTTCCACAAGTTCCAGTACCTAA